Proteins encoded in a region of the Nitrospira sp. genome:
- the xrtD gene encoding VPLPA-CTERM-specific exosortase XrtD produces MPTSGMVLTEVSAPGLPRRRPIMLWGAALAVVVLIGIAYAESLAYLVTQWMEDDNFSHGFFVPVITVALIWLRREQVVAAGMVPSWWGLGPAVLGLALYLVGELATIYFLQHLSLWLVIVGLALAVAGPCATREMAFPLGYLLTMIPPPQMLLQSLSSSLQLMSSTLGVGFLQLIGVTAFREGNVIDLGPIQLQVVEACSGLRYLIPLIALTLLSAYLFQSRLWKRVVLVASAIPLAVLLNGLRIGLIGVLVERFGQSAAEGFMHAFEGWFLFVLSLAILGAEMWLLERVGAGSAPGVDRPAARPGAVLSPGPAALVVSGPVFACIGLLAVTTSMSFHADGRDHVPPPRQNFVDFPMQVAGWQGEPMVMERQYVDVLRFDDYLLANYQGPGGPINVYAAYYRSQEKGRATHSPKTCIPGGGWEITSLDEVVVPGDVLAGSGFRANRVMIQKGEQKQVVLYWFKQRHRVVTSEYLVKFFLFVDALTMKRTDGALIRLVAAVQSGESEKAADQRVMQMAAAVQPLLPAYVPD; encoded by the coding sequence ATGCCGACTAGTGGAATGGTCTTAACCGAAGTCAGCGCTCCCGGACTTCCTCGTCGCCGGCCGATCATGCTCTGGGGGGCGGCCTTGGCTGTCGTCGTGCTGATCGGCATCGCCTATGCCGAGAGTCTGGCGTATTTGGTGACGCAGTGGATGGAGGATGACAACTTCAGCCACGGGTTCTTCGTGCCGGTCATCACGGTGGCTCTCATCTGGTTACGCCGTGAACAGGTTGTGGCGGCGGGCATGGTCCCGTCCTGGTGGGGCCTCGGTCCGGCCGTGCTCGGGCTTGCGCTCTACCTCGTCGGTGAACTCGCTACTATTTATTTTCTTCAGCATCTCTCCTTGTGGCTGGTGATCGTCGGGTTGGCTCTGGCGGTCGCAGGCCCGTGCGCGACCCGTGAGATGGCGTTTCCCCTCGGGTATCTCCTGACCATGATTCCCCCGCCGCAGATGCTGTTACAGAGTCTATCTTCTTCTCTGCAACTCATGTCGTCGACGCTGGGCGTCGGTTTTCTTCAACTGATCGGAGTGACGGCCTTCCGCGAAGGCAACGTCATCGACCTCGGCCCGATCCAGCTGCAAGTGGTCGAAGCCTGCAGCGGCTTGCGCTACCTGATTCCGTTGATCGCCCTGACCTTGTTGAGCGCGTACCTATTCCAGAGTCGCCTGTGGAAGCGGGTGGTGCTGGTCGCTTCGGCGATCCCCTTAGCGGTGCTTTTGAACGGCCTGCGGATCGGATTGATCGGAGTCCTCGTCGAGCGATTCGGCCAGAGCGCGGCCGAAGGGTTTATGCACGCGTTCGAGGGCTGGTTCCTGTTCGTCTTGAGTCTGGCGATACTCGGCGCGGAAATGTGGCTGCTGGAGCGGGTCGGCGCTGGATCTGCGCCGGGCGTCGATCGGCCTGCGGCGCGCCCGGGCGCGGTGTTGTCTCCCGGTCCCGCCGCGCTTGTCGTGAGCGGCCCGGTTTTCGCCTGCATCGGACTCCTGGCCGTGACGACGTCGATGTCTTTTCATGCCGACGGGCGCGACCACGTGCCTCCTCCGCGCCAGAACTTCGTCGATTTCCCCATGCAGGTGGCCGGATGGCAGGGTGAACCGATGGTGATGGAGCGACAATATGTCGATGTGTTGCGTTTCGACGACTACCTGTTGGCCAACTATCAAGGCCCCGGGGGCCCGATCAATGTTTATGCGGCGTACTATCGTTCCCAGGAAAAGGGGCGCGCGACGCATTCTCCGAAGACCTGTATTCCCGGCGGCGGGTGGGAAATCACGTCGCTCGATGAAGTGGTCGTGCCCGGTGACGTCCTGGCGGGGAGCGGGTTTCGAGCCAACCGGGTGATGATCCAGAAGGGCGAGCAGAAACAAGTGGTGCTCTATTGGTTCAAGCAGCGCCACCGGGTGGTGACGAGCGAGTATTTGGTCAAGTTCTTTCTGTTTGTGGATGCGCTCACGATGAAACGGACGGATGGAGCCCTTATCCGGTTGGTGGCTGCCGTGCAGTCCGGCGAGTCGGAGAAGGCGGCGGATCAGCGGGTCATGCAGATGGCGGCGGCCGTCCAGCCTCTGCTGCCGGCCTATGTGCCCGATTGA
- a CDS encoding WecB/TagA/CpsF family glycosyltransferase translates to MASATIEQEQASRFCQVPILGLPVHMIQIPDVVSVMTHWVTHERFRPHWVVVADMHAVVEAHNRADFRRMVRQADLTVPDGISLVKVAQWKGGAVRSRVAGTDLMKAFFFGTQGLGFRHYFYGDTDLTLERLAGNLTRQYPGLTVAGAYSPPFRPLTEEEDEAAIRRINEAKPDVLWVGLGLPKQEQWIYAHRDRLDVPLVLGVGAAFKFLAGTVQRAPDWVGDMGFEWLWRFACEPRRLWKRVMIEGTQFVGLVALEMAGWRDFS, encoded by the coding sequence ATGGCTTCAGCGACGATTGAGCAAGAGCAAGCGAGTCGGTTCTGCCAGGTGCCGATTCTCGGGCTTCCCGTCCATATGATTCAAATTCCAGACGTCGTGTCGGTGATGACGCATTGGGTCACGCACGAGCGCTTCCGTCCTCATTGGGTCGTGGTGGCCGATATGCACGCAGTCGTTGAGGCGCACAACCGGGCCGATTTCCGGCGCATGGTCCGGCAGGCGGACCTGACCGTTCCTGACGGTATCTCCCTGGTGAAAGTGGCGCAATGGAAGGGCGGCGCAGTGCGGTCCCGCGTCGCCGGCACCGATCTGATGAAAGCCTTTTTTTTCGGCACCCAGGGCTTGGGATTCCGGCATTACTTTTACGGCGATACCGATCTGACCCTTGAGCGTCTTGCGGGCAATCTGACGCGGCAGTATCCCGGGTTGACCGTTGCCGGAGCCTACTCGCCGCCGTTTCGCCCGTTGACGGAAGAAGAAGACGAGGCCGCGATCCGGCGGATCAACGAGGCGAAGCCGGACGTGTTGTGGGTGGGACTCGGGCTCCCCAAGCAAGAGCAGTGGATCTATGCCCATCGTGACCGGCTGGATGTGCCGTTGGTGCTCGGGGTCGGGGCCGCATTCAAGTTTCTAGCGGGGACGGTGCAGCGCGCGCCCGATTGGGTCGGCGACATGGGATTCGAGTGGTTGTGGCGGTTTGCCTGCGAACCGCGCCGGTTGTGGAAGCGGGTCATGATCGAAGGGACGCAATTCGTGGGACTCGTTGCATTGGAAATGGCCGGCTGGCGGGACTTTTCCTAA
- a CDS encoding GDP-L-fucose synthase translates to MHFWRDQRVVVTGGAGFLGSYVVEKLRERGCGAIVVPRSRDYDLVTMDAVERLYDDARPDLVLHLAARVGGIGANQACAGQFFYDNLMMGAQLMEVGRRRGLKKFVALGTICAYPKHAPIPFQEAALWDGYPEETNAPYGLAKKMLLVQAQAYRTQYGFNAMVLFPVNLYGPRDNFHLETSHVIPALIRKCTEAKEQDAAAVTIWGDGTPTREFLYVEDAAEGILAAAEHYDRSEPVNLGSGLEISIRDLAMLVAQKVGYSGEFVWDTRKPNGQPRRCVDVSKAAELFHFLAQQSLPEGIEKTVSWFQAHRESLREVVY, encoded by the coding sequence ATGCACTTCTGGAGAGATCAAAGGGTTGTGGTAACGGGCGGCGCCGGCTTTCTGGGCTCTTACGTTGTGGAGAAGCTGAGAGAGCGCGGATGTGGAGCGATCGTGGTGCCGAGGAGCCGGGACTATGACCTGGTTACCATGGATGCCGTCGAACGGCTGTATGATGACGCCCGCCCTGATCTGGTCCTTCATTTAGCGGCTCGTGTCGGGGGGATCGGCGCCAATCAGGCCTGCGCCGGTCAATTTTTCTACGACAATCTGATGATGGGCGCGCAATTGATGGAAGTCGGGCGGCGCCGCGGCCTCAAGAAATTCGTGGCGCTCGGCACGATCTGCGCGTACCCGAAGCATGCGCCCATTCCCTTTCAAGAAGCGGCGCTCTGGGACGGTTATCCGGAGGAGACCAATGCTCCTTATGGGCTCGCAAAGAAGATGCTCCTGGTTCAAGCGCAAGCCTATCGTACCCAGTACGGGTTCAATGCGATGGTGCTGTTTCCTGTGAATCTGTACGGCCCCAGGGACAATTTCCATCTCGAAACGTCTCACGTCATTCCTGCGCTCATCCGCAAGTGCACCGAAGCGAAAGAGCAGGATGCGGCTGCCGTGACGATCTGGGGAGACGGGACGCCCACTCGTGAATTCCTGTACGTCGAGGATGCGGCGGAGGGCATCCTGGCGGCGGCGGAACATTATGATCGAAGCGAACCGGTCAATCTGGGGAGCGGGCTGGAAATCTCGATCCGGGATCTGGCTATGCTGGTTGCTCAGAAAGTCGGCTATTCCGGGGAGTTTGTCTGGGATACGCGCAAGCCCAACGGGCAGCCCCGCCGGTGCGTCGACGTCTCCAAAGCCGCAGAGTTGTTCCACTTCCTGGCGCAACAGTCCCTGCCGGAAGGCATTGAAAAAACGGTGTCCTGGTTTCAGGCCCACCGGGAATCGCTTCGGGAAGTCGTCTACTGA